From the Leifsonia sp. AG29 genome, one window contains:
- a CDS encoding DUF58 domain-containing protein, with protein MTTVTRTSTELTNARARIVGTREGLLADAIVWVVRTSAVAGRAVSVAARRVGSVVTGVGWSVLVLAAAALVTGYAFRLVEAVVAGWAALALLVIASGYLVGRIGFEVGLSLPSNRVVVGDRAPGQVSVRNPRRRRQPGLRVEVPVGGGLAEFAAPSLAPGEEHSDVFVVPTSRRGIVPIGPVRTVRADPVGLLRREVVWAESLDLFVHPRTIAIPSMSTGFVRDLEGSPTRDLTASDIAFHAIREYVPGDERRFIHWKSTAKTGSYMVRQFEETRRSHLLVALSLSAADYATEEEFELAVSVTGSLGVRAIADSRTVSVVASVETPDFAKRMVLGSRRLSTINRGRLLDDLSGVETSGSALRLPELAQVSADGATGVSIAFLVCGSTLTPGQLRAAAAHFPLGVDVVAIVCDEGAVPALRRVADLSVLTIGYLEDLQRSLAHRLAT; from the coding sequence GTGACGACGGTCACCCGCACCTCCACCGAGCTGACCAACGCGCGTGCCCGGATCGTCGGGACGCGCGAGGGCCTGCTCGCCGACGCCATCGTCTGGGTCGTGCGGACGAGCGCGGTGGCCGGGCGCGCCGTCTCCGTCGCCGCACGCCGGGTCGGTTCCGTGGTCACGGGCGTGGGCTGGTCGGTGCTGGTGCTCGCGGCCGCGGCCCTCGTGACCGGGTACGCGTTCCGGCTCGTGGAGGCGGTGGTCGCCGGCTGGGCGGCGCTCGCCCTGCTGGTCATCGCCTCCGGGTACCTCGTCGGCCGCATCGGCTTCGAGGTCGGGCTGTCGCTCCCGTCGAACCGGGTCGTCGTCGGCGACCGGGCGCCCGGGCAGGTGAGCGTGCGCAATCCGCGGCGTCGCCGGCAGCCCGGCCTCCGCGTCGAGGTGCCCGTCGGGGGCGGCCTGGCGGAGTTCGCCGCGCCGTCCCTCGCGCCGGGGGAGGAGCACTCCGATGTGTTCGTGGTCCCGACGTCCCGTCGGGGAATCGTGCCGATCGGCCCGGTGCGAACGGTTCGCGCGGACCCCGTGGGCCTGCTTCGCCGCGAGGTGGTCTGGGCCGAGTCGCTGGACCTCTTCGTGCACCCCCGGACGATCGCCATCCCGAGCATGAGCACCGGATTCGTGCGGGATCTGGAGGGGTCGCCCACGCGCGACCTCACCGCGAGCGACATCGCCTTCCACGCCATCAGGGAGTACGTCCCCGGGGACGAGCGCCGTTTCATTCACTGGAAGAGCACTGCGAAGACCGGCAGCTACATGGTGCGCCAGTTCGAGGAAACCCGGCGCAGCCATCTCCTAGTCGCTCTCAGTCTCTCGGCGGCCGACTACGCCACCGAGGAGGAGTTCGAGCTCGCCGTCAGCGTCACCGGGTCCCTCGGCGTCCGGGCCATCGCCGACTCCCGGACGGTGTCCGTCGTCGCCAGCGTGGAGACCCCCGACTTCGCCAAGCGCATGGTCCTCGGCTCGCGGCGGCTCAGCACCATCAACCGCGGGCGCCTGCTCGACGACCTCTCCGGGGTCGAGACGTCCGGATCTGCCCTGCGCCTCCCGGAGCTGGCCCAGGTCTCGGCCGACGGAGCCACGGGCGTCTCCATCGCGTTCCTCGTCTGCGGGTCCACGCTGACGCCCGGGCAGTTGCGGGCGGCGGCCGCGCATTTCCCGCTCGGCGTCGACGTCGTCGCGATCGTGTGCGACGAGGGCGCGGTCCCGGCTCTGCGCCGCGTCGCGGACCTGAGCGTCCTCACCATCGGCTACCTGGAGGACCTCCAGCGGAGTCTCGCCCATCGGCTCGCCACATGA
- a CDS encoding ABC transporter permease: MSDTGRNRFRFPGLGLGVYAFLALAFLLIPIVYTFVFSFNDAIKNNIAWRGFTLRNWTNVCDAAGICDAFMASIIIGLIATVVATVLGTMIAIALMRYRFRFRSQTSLLLFLPMASPEVVLGAGLAAQFLSLGVNKGFGTIIVAHVMFCISFVVVTVKARVASLDPALEEAGRDLYGSPNAVFWRITFPLLLPGILSAALLSFSLSFDDFIITNFNAGAVTTFPMYIYIAASRGIPAQANVIASAVFILTILVVLITQLSAAARARRLARSVG; this comes from the coding sequence GTGAGCGACACCGGCCGCAACCGCTTCCGGTTCCCGGGCCTCGGCCTCGGCGTCTACGCGTTCCTGGCCCTCGCCTTCCTGCTGATCCCGATCGTCTACACGTTCGTGTTCTCGTTCAACGACGCCATCAAGAACAACATCGCTTGGCGCGGATTCACCCTCCGGAACTGGACGAACGTCTGCGACGCCGCCGGCATCTGCGATGCGTTCATGGCGAGCATTATCATCGGGCTCATCGCCACCGTCGTCGCGACGGTCCTCGGGACGATGATCGCCATAGCGCTCATGCGGTACCGTTTCCGGTTCCGCTCGCAGACGAGCCTGCTGCTGTTCCTCCCCATGGCGAGTCCGGAGGTCGTGCTCGGCGCGGGCCTCGCGGCCCAGTTCCTGAGCCTCGGCGTCAACAAAGGCTTCGGGACGATCATCGTCGCGCACGTGATGTTCTGCATCAGCTTCGTGGTCGTGACCGTCAAGGCGCGCGTCGCCTCTCTCGACCCTGCCCTCGAAGAGGCCGGGCGTGACCTGTACGGTTCGCCGAACGCCGTCTTCTGGCGGATCACGTTCCCCCTGCTGCTGCCGGGTATCCTGTCGGCCGCGCTGCTGTCGTTCTCGCTGAGCTTCGACGATTTCATCATCACGAACTTCAACGCGGGTGCGGTGACGACTTTCCCGATGTACATCTACATCGCGGCGTCCCGTGGGATCCCGGCACAGGCGAACGTGATCGCGTCGGCGGTGTTCATCCTGACGATCCTCGTCGTCCTCATCACCCAGCTGTCCGCGGCCGCTCGAGCGCGTCGTCTGGCGCGCAGCGTCGGCTGA
- a CDS encoding AAA family ATPase, which yields MTMTPEQATWFSGVFERLVSNIDRVLLGKDHVIRLVLTALFSEGHLLLEDFPGTGKTSLARAVAESVRGTSNRVQFTPDLLPGDITGVNIYDQRSGAFEFHRGPVFANIVLADEINRASPKTQSALLEVMEEQQVTVDGVRHPVGSPFMVIATQNPIEQAGTYRLPEAQLDRFLMKASIGYPDHEATLRILEGSERRAHEVVVPEVISAGTVIEMATMARGVHVDPTINDYISRLVEASRSADEIRLGVSVRGALALLRAAKTLAAASGRYYVIPDDVKALAEPVLAHRLVLDAEAEFEGVSASSVVGQLLIEVPPPSERIAV from the coding sequence ATGACGATGACCCCTGAGCAGGCCACGTGGTTCTCCGGCGTCTTCGAACGTCTCGTCAGCAACATCGACCGCGTGCTGCTCGGCAAGGACCACGTGATCCGTTTGGTCCTGACCGCCCTGTTCAGCGAGGGGCACCTCCTCCTCGAGGACTTCCCGGGGACCGGGAAGACATCACTCGCGCGCGCCGTGGCCGAGAGCGTGCGCGGGACGAGCAACCGCGTCCAGTTCACGCCCGACCTCCTCCCCGGCGACATCACCGGTGTCAACATCTACGACCAGCGCTCCGGGGCGTTCGAGTTCCACCGCGGTCCCGTCTTCGCGAACATCGTGCTCGCCGACGAGATCAACCGCGCGAGCCCGAAGACGCAGTCGGCGCTCCTCGAGGTCATGGAGGAGCAGCAGGTCACGGTCGACGGCGTGCGGCACCCGGTGGGTTCGCCGTTCATGGTCATCGCGACGCAGAACCCGATCGAGCAGGCGGGCACCTACCGCCTCCCGGAGGCGCAGCTCGACCGGTTCCTGATGAAGGCGTCGATCGGCTACCCGGACCACGAGGCGACGCTGCGCATCCTCGAGGGCTCGGAGCGGCGGGCTCATGAGGTGGTCGTCCCAGAGGTCATCTCGGCGGGCACGGTGATCGAGATGGCGACGATGGCGCGCGGCGTGCACGTCGACCCCACGATCAACGATTACATCTCGCGCCTCGTCGAGGCCAGCCGGTCCGCCGACGAGATCCGGCTCGGCGTGAGCGTGCGCGGCGCACTCGCCCTGCTCCGCGCCGCCAAGACGCTCGCTGCCGCCTCTGGCCGGTACTACGTCATCCCCGACGATGTGAAGGCCCTCGCGGAACCGGTTCTCGCGCACCGCCTGGTGCTCGACGCCGAGGCCGAGTTCGAGGGCGTCAGCGCGTCGAGCGTCGTCGGGCAGCTCCTCATCGAGGTGCCGCCTCCCAGCGAACGGATCGCCGTGTGA
- a CDS encoding ABC transporter permease — protein sequence MAIAAFTSAPATQDREPAVRRKSGIALVLLLPGVLYLVLFFLTPLVSLIITSFQAPVVDGDIGEYQAAFQWSNYTDSIAEYWPQILRSFGYALIATAAALVISYPLAYFIGVKMRARPVLQNLLMTLVIAPFFISFLLRTLAWKAILSDDAWIASSLKALSILPPDAHITGTPFSVIFGLTYNFIPFMTLPLYSTLERLDTRLLEAGQDLYASSWTTFRKVTIPLSMPGIVSGTLLTFIPAAGDYINASQDFLGAADTSMMGNVIESNFLVLQNYPTAAAMSVILMAVILVIVGVYVRRSGTEDLL from the coding sequence ATGGCGATCGCCGCCTTCACGAGTGCCCCTGCCACCCAGGACCGGGAGCCCGCTGTCCGCCGCAAGTCAGGGATCGCGCTCGTGCTCCTGCTGCCCGGCGTCCTCTATCTGGTGCTGTTCTTCCTGACGCCGCTCGTCTCGCTCATCATCACGTCCTTCCAGGCGCCGGTGGTCGACGGGGACATCGGCGAGTACCAGGCGGCGTTCCAATGGAGCAACTACACCGACTCGATCGCCGAGTACTGGCCCCAGATCCTCCGGTCGTTCGGCTACGCCCTCATCGCGACGGCGGCCGCGCTCGTGATCAGCTACCCGCTCGCGTACTTCATCGGCGTGAAGATGCGTGCCCGGCCGGTGCTCCAGAACCTCCTGATGACCCTCGTCATCGCGCCGTTCTTCATCAGCTTCCTGCTGCGGACGCTCGCCTGGAAGGCGATCCTCAGCGACGACGCGTGGATCGCGAGCAGCCTCAAGGCGCTGAGCATCCTGCCGCCGGACGCTCACATCACGGGGACACCGTTCTCGGTCATCTTCGGGCTCACCTACAACTTCATCCCGTTCATGACCCTCCCGCTCTACTCCACGCTCGAGCGACTCGACACCCGCCTCCTCGAAGCGGGCCAGGACCTGTACGCGAGCAGCTGGACGACGTTCCGGAAGGTGACGATCCCGCTCTCGATGCCGGGCATCGTCTCCGGGACGCTCCTGACGTTCATCCCGGCGGCCGGTGACTACATCAACGCCTCGCAGGACTTCCTCGGGGCGGCGGACACCTCGATGATGGGCAACGTCATCGAGTCGAACTTCCTCGTCCTGCAGAACTACCCGACGGCGGCGGCGATGTCGGTGATCCTCATGGCCGTGATCCTCGTGATCGTCGGCGTCTACGTGCGACGGAGCGGAACGGAGGACCTGCTGTGA
- a CDS encoding transglutaminase domain-containing protein: protein MTTERTAPRPARRVSLIDAALAIAAVGLAAWSFWPVYQSPAFVLMLASTLLLGGVVGVAGALLRWPSIVVAVALVVAFLGFGVQLAVPSEAAAAGLLPTGSGLVDLVTATWLSWKQLVTISIPVGAYQALLVPAFLLTLLAAVITTTIALRASRSEFAALPPVLLLASGVALGSSVAAVPVPLVLALLALLLAWLIRFRLRARAASVRTLREQSGLLSESRHERRSTAVLTAAGATVMVIGASAAGIAAAALVPPAGDRAVVRTAVEQPFDPRAYPSPLSGFRGYLEQPRDEQPMLTVSGLPADGRLRIATLDTYDGVTYSVGSDGATSPSGSFTRVPYRIDQSKVSGRRSSIDVVVRDYRGPWVPGSGQLEQISFSGKDAPALADAYYYNDVTGTGAVTAPLRPGDSYSAQSVVRPTVTPSALERVAPGTDLVPRPTVVPDELQATLQKYTAGVSGAGPKLAAALEGLATDGYLSHGVGKDEPPSRSGHGADRITELLTDVPMLGDQEQYAVTAALMARQLGFPARVVVGFVAPKGTPPGASVTLLGSDISAWIEVQTTTGWVTVDPTPPQRPVPPKQPDQPTQITRPQTNVQPPVDDTPQQNEEPPQAQVDSTNPQPPNPIIETLLAVLAVVGWTALVLAVLAAPFLAVIAAKWRRRALRRSARTPAERIVGGWREFADAAVDHGYDPPPASTRVEFASTIGGSRAGALARVADRAVFSPIPPRADEADSVWAAVDDLRRQLDHRDTRWKRLVAAVSLRSLGYRGRTGRGRKRAR from the coding sequence ATGACCACCGAGCGCACCGCCCCCCGGCCCGCGCGCCGTGTGTCCCTGATCGACGCGGCGCTCGCCATCGCTGCGGTCGGCCTCGCCGCGTGGTCGTTCTGGCCGGTCTACCAGTCGCCCGCGTTCGTCCTCATGCTGGCCTCCACGCTCCTCCTCGGTGGCGTGGTCGGCGTGGCCGGCGCCCTTCTCCGCTGGCCGAGCATCGTCGTTGCGGTCGCCCTCGTCGTAGCGTTCCTCGGGTTCGGGGTGCAGCTGGCCGTTCCGAGTGAGGCGGCGGCGGCGGGGCTCCTCCCGACCGGATCCGGGCTGGTCGACCTGGTCACAGCCACCTGGCTGAGCTGGAAGCAGCTGGTGACGATCAGCATCCCCGTCGGCGCCTACCAGGCGCTGCTCGTCCCGGCGTTCCTCCTCACCCTGCTCGCGGCGGTGATCACGACGACCATCGCCCTCCGTGCGTCACGGTCCGAGTTCGCCGCGCTGCCGCCGGTGCTGCTCCTCGCTTCAGGGGTCGCTCTCGGTTCGTCGGTGGCGGCGGTGCCGGTACCGCTCGTCCTCGCCCTGCTCGCCCTCCTGCTCGCCTGGCTGATCCGGTTCCGTCTGCGGGCGCGGGCCGCCTCCGTCCGAACCCTCCGCGAGCAGAGCGGCCTGCTGTCCGAATCGCGCCACGAGCGGCGATCGACGGCCGTGCTGACGGCCGCGGGAGCGACCGTGATGGTGATCGGCGCGTCAGCGGCGGGGATCGCGGCCGCGGCCCTGGTCCCTCCCGCCGGCGATCGCGCGGTCGTCCGCACCGCCGTCGAGCAGCCGTTCGACCCCCGCGCCTATCCGAGCCCGCTGAGCGGGTTCCGCGGCTACCTCGAGCAGCCTCGTGACGAGCAGCCGATGCTCACCGTCTCCGGGCTCCCGGCGGATGGCCGCCTGCGGATAGCGACGCTGGACACGTACGACGGCGTCACCTACTCCGTCGGGAGCGACGGAGCAACGAGTCCCTCCGGGTCGTTCACGCGGGTGCCGTATCGCATCGACCAGTCGAAGGTGTCCGGGAGGCGGTCGAGCATCGACGTCGTCGTCCGCGATTACCGCGGGCCCTGGGTTCCCGGCAGCGGTCAGCTCGAGCAGATCAGCTTCAGTGGGAAGGACGCGCCGGCCCTCGCCGACGCGTACTACTACAACGACGTGACCGGGACCGGGGCTGTCACCGCGCCGCTCCGACCGGGCGATTCCTACAGTGCGCAGTCCGTGGTGCGGCCGACGGTGACGCCGTCCGCACTGGAGAGGGTCGCACCGGGAACCGACCTCGTCCCGCGCCCGACCGTCGTTCCCGACGAGCTGCAGGCGACGCTGCAGAAGTACACCGCCGGCGTCAGCGGCGCGGGGCCGAAGCTCGCCGCGGCGCTCGAAGGCCTCGCCACCGACGGCTACCTCAGTCACGGTGTCGGCAAGGATGAGCCGCCGAGTCGCTCCGGTCACGGCGCGGACCGGATCACCGAACTGCTCACGGACGTGCCCATGCTCGGCGACCAGGAGCAGTACGCGGTCACCGCGGCGCTGATGGCGCGACAGCTGGGCTTCCCCGCCCGCGTGGTCGTCGGCTTCGTCGCCCCGAAGGGGACGCCCCCGGGCGCGTCTGTCACCCTCCTCGGCTCGGACATCTCCGCGTGGATCGAGGTGCAGACGACGACCGGCTGGGTGACGGTCGACCCGACGCCCCCGCAGCGACCGGTGCCGCCGAAGCAGCCCGACCAGCCGACCCAGATCACGCGACCGCAGACGAATGTGCAGCCTCCGGTCGACGACACCCCGCAACAGAACGAGGAGCCCCCGCAGGCGCAGGTCGACTCCACCAACCCTCAGCCGCCGAACCCCATCATCGAGACGCTGCTGGCGGTCCTCGCCGTCGTCGGCTGGACCGCGCTGGTCCTCGCCGTCCTGGCAGCGCCCTTCCTCGCCGTGATCGCAGCGAAGTGGAGGCGGCGCGCGCTCCGGCGGTCCGCGCGCACCCCGGCCGAACGGATCGTGGGAGGCTGGCGCGAGTTCGCCGACGCCGCGGTCGACCACGGGTACGACCCGCCGCCGGCCTCGACCCGCGTCGAGTTCGCGTCCACGATCGGGGGATCCCGAGCCGGGGCCCTCGCGCGGGTCGCCGACCGGGCCGTGTTCAGTCCCATCCCGCCCCGCGCCGACGAGGCCGACTCGGTGTGGGCCGCCGTCGACGACCTGCGGCGGCAGCTCGACCACCGCGACACGCGATGGAAGAGGCTCGTCGCGGCCGTCTCGCTGCGCTCCCTCGGTTACCGTGGGAGAACGGGACGAGGAAGGAAGCGCGCACGATGA
- the ald gene encoding alanine dehydrogenase — MKVAIPREIKNNEFRVAITPAGVHDLVGGGHEVFVESGAGEGSSIPDELYAAAGATILPDAAATWAAGELVLKVKEPIESEYGHFRPGLVLFTYLHLAADEKLTRALIDSEVVAIAYETVQLPSRALPLLAPMSEVAGRLAPIVGANTMLKPNGGPGLLVPGVPGTHPAVVTVLGGGVAGTNAVSVAVGLGAEVTVLDTNIQRLRELDALYAGRIKTIASNGFEIDKAVVASDLVIGSVLVPGAKAPKLVTNELVSRMKPGSVLVDIAVDQGGCFEDSHPTTHADPTFTVHQSLFYCVANMPGAVPHTSTYALTNATLPYARAIAGKGWLEALRADGSLALGLNVYAGRVTNRGVAEAHGLEAVEISEALA; from the coding sequence ATGAAGGTCGCGATCCCCCGCGAGATCAAGAACAACGAGTTCCGGGTGGCGATCACGCCGGCCGGCGTGCACGACCTCGTCGGCGGCGGCCACGAGGTGTTCGTCGAGTCGGGTGCGGGCGAGGGGTCCTCGATCCCCGACGAGCTGTACGCGGCGGCCGGTGCGACAATCCTCCCCGACGCGGCCGCCACCTGGGCCGCCGGCGAGCTCGTCCTCAAGGTCAAGGAGCCCATCGAGAGCGAATACGGGCACTTCCGCCCCGGCCTCGTCCTCTTCACGTACCTCCACCTGGCCGCGGACGAGAAGCTGACGCGCGCGCTCATCGACAGCGAGGTCGTCGCCATCGCGTACGAGACGGTGCAGCTGCCGAGCCGCGCGCTCCCCCTTCTCGCCCCCATGTCCGAGGTCGCCGGCCGTCTCGCGCCGATCGTCGGCGCCAACACGATGCTGAAGCCGAACGGCGGACCGGGCCTGCTCGTCCCCGGCGTCCCGGGGACGCACCCGGCCGTGGTGACCGTGCTCGGCGGCGGCGTCGCCGGAACCAACGCGGTCTCGGTGGCCGTGGGCCTCGGCGCCGAGGTCACGGTGCTCGACACCAACATCCAGCGCCTCCGGGAGCTCGACGCCCTCTACGCCGGTCGCATCAAGACGATCGCGTCCAACGGCTTCGAGATCGACAAGGCGGTCGTCGCCTCCGACCTCGTCATCGGCTCGGTCCTCGTGCCCGGTGCCAAGGCTCCGAAGCTCGTCACCAACGAGCTCGTGTCCCGCATGAAGCCGGGCAGCGTCCTCGTCGACATCGCCGTCGACCAGGGAGGCTGCTTCGAGGACTCGCACCCCACCACGCACGCCGACCCCACGTTCACGGTCCACCAGTCGCTGTTCTACTGCGTGGCGAACATGCCCGGGGCGGTGCCCCACACCTCTACCTACGCCCTCACCAACGCGACGCTTCCCTACGCGCGTGCGATCGCGGGCAAGGGCTGGCTGGAGGCACTCCGTGCGGACGGATCGCTCGCGCTCGGCCTCAACGTTTACGCCGGGCGGGTGACCAACCGGGGCGTGGCCGAGGCCCACGGCCTGGAGGCGGTGGAGATCAGCGAGGCGCTCGCCTGA
- a CDS encoding ABC transporter ATP-binding protein, translated as MAKGVFAESGADLQLVGIKKRFPGFTAIEELDLTIPAGSFFALLGPSGCGKTTTLRLVAGLEEPTEGRILIGGRDVTTTKPFQRPVNTVFQSYALFPHMTILENVAFGLRRRRISDPIGKAHEALRLVELDHLAARRPAQLSGGQQQRVALARAVVNRPALLLLDEPLGALDLKLRRQMQLELKSIQTEVGLTFVHVTHDQEEAMTMADTVAVMNRGRIEQMGAPELLYELPATVFVANFLGQSNLFAGPVIETSGETIGVEVAGARIRIPRSRAQRASGRVTVGVRPEKLSLHESEAAAPAGVNLLGPGRVIDVSFSGVSTQYLVDVPGVGTMVVFAQNRTSGPVAGLGAEVWLSWDASHTFVLADEPPADGRFVDDTDTRAVAAQAKDRMLAELEEA; from the coding sequence ATGGCGAAGGGAGTTTTCGCCGAGTCCGGCGCCGACCTGCAGCTCGTCGGCATCAAGAAGCGCTTCCCCGGGTTCACCGCGATCGAGGAGCTCGACCTGACGATCCCCGCGGGATCGTTCTTCGCGCTCCTCGGTCCGAGCGGCTGCGGCAAGACCACGACCCTGCGGCTCGTCGCGGGGCTGGAGGAGCCGACCGAGGGCCGGATCCTGATCGGCGGCCGCGACGTCACGACGACGAAGCCCTTCCAGCGGCCCGTCAACACGGTGTTCCAGAGCTACGCGCTGTTCCCGCACATGACGATCCTCGAGAACGTCGCGTTCGGCCTGCGCCGGCGCCGCATCTCCGACCCGATCGGGAAGGCTCACGAGGCCCTCCGGCTCGTCGAGCTCGACCACCTCGCGGCGCGCCGCCCGGCGCAGTTGTCGGGAGGCCAGCAGCAGCGCGTCGCTCTCGCGCGCGCCGTGGTGAACCGACCCGCGCTCCTCCTGCTCGACGAGCCGCTCGGAGCGCTCGACCTGAAGCTGCGCCGCCAGATGCAGCTCGAGCTGAAGTCGATCCAGACCGAGGTGGGGCTCACCTTCGTGCACGTCACGCATGATCAGGAGGAGGCCATGACGATGGCCGACACCGTGGCCGTGATGAACCGCGGACGGATCGAGCAGATGGGGGCGCCCGAGCTGCTCTATGAACTGCCCGCCACGGTGTTCGTGGCGAACTTCCTCGGGCAGTCCAACCTCTTCGCCGGTCCGGTGATCGAGACGAGCGGGGAGACGATCGGCGTGGAGGTGGCGGGCGCCCGCATAAGGATTCCGCGATCCCGCGCGCAACGCGCGTCGGGACGTGTGACGGTGGGTGTGCGGCCGGAGAAGCTCTCGCTCCACGAGAGCGAAGCCGCCGCACCGGCCGGCGTGAACCTCCTCGGGCCGGGCCGGGTGATCGACGTCTCGTTCTCGGGCGTCAGCACGCAGTACCTGGTCGATGTGCCCGGTGTCGGCACGATGGTCGTCTTCGCTCAGAACAGGACGAGCGGGCCGGTCGCGGGTCTGGGGGCGGAGGTCTGGCTCTCCTGGGACGCATCGCACACCTTCGTCCTGGCCGACGAGCCTCCCGCCGACGGGCGTTTCGTCGACGACACCGACACGCGCGCCGTCGCAGCGCAGGCCAAGGACCGGATGCTGGCTGAGCTCGAGGAGGCCTGA
- a CDS encoding asparaginase, with protein sequence MNASPAVFAGSEAAELAVVERSGFVESRHLGSAVVLAPDGTVARRLGAPDSPIFPRSTMKPFQAVAVMGAGVPLEGSSAVLATASHAGTPAHLSVVRKLLAQAQLAEDALQCPPDWPLDAKAREEAIRAGDQKQPLFMNCSGKHAAMLIACRVNGWPTESYLDPQHPLQHHIRDTVERLTGDKVVATGVDGCGAPVHAMSLPSLARGIQRFATASDSSPFALFRNAATIRNAVLADGWAIDGPGRANTVVIDELGMFAKGGAEGVMVMAAPDGTTVALKVLDGSSRGATVAALTLLARAGALSESAVATVLEKLDLSVLGGGRPVGSIRATV encoded by the coding sequence GTGAACGCGTCCCCGGCGGTGTTCGCGGGCTCGGAGGCGGCTGAGCTGGCCGTCGTCGAGCGCAGCGGATTCGTCGAGTCCCGCCATCTCGGTTCCGCGGTCGTGCTCGCGCCCGACGGCACGGTGGCGCGCAGGCTCGGCGCGCCCGACAGCCCGATCTTCCCGCGGTCCACCATGAAGCCGTTCCAGGCGGTGGCGGTGATGGGCGCCGGCGTCCCGCTCGAGGGCAGCTCCGCTGTGCTCGCGACCGCGAGCCACGCCGGCACACCGGCCCACCTGTCGGTCGTCCGCAAGCTCCTCGCCCAGGCCCAGCTCGCGGAGGACGCCCTTCAGTGCCCGCCCGACTGGCCGCTCGACGCCAAGGCGCGGGAGGAGGCGATCCGCGCCGGCGATCAGAAGCAGCCCCTGTTCATGAACTGCTCCGGCAAGCACGCTGCCATGCTCATCGCCTGCCGGGTCAACGGGTGGCCCACCGAGAGCTACCTCGACCCGCAGCACCCCCTCCAGCACCACATCCGGGATACCGTCGAGCGGCTCACCGGCGACAAGGTGGTGGCGACCGGCGTCGACGGCTGCGGCGCCCCGGTCCACGCGATGTCGCTGCCCTCGCTGGCCCGCGGCATCCAGCGCTTCGCGACGGCGTCCGACTCGTCGCCGTTCGCCCTGTTCCGCAATGCCGCGACGATCCGGAACGCGGTGCTCGCCGACGGCTGGGCGATCGACGGCCCGGGGCGCGCCAATACGGTCGTGATCGACGAATTGGGCATGTTCGCCAAGGGCGGTGCGGAGGGCGTCATGGTCATGGCCGCGCCCGACGGGACGACCGTCGCGCTGAAGGTGCTCGACGGCAGTTCGCGCGGCGCCACGGTCGCTGCGCTCACGCTGCTGGCACGCGCCGGAGCGCTCAGCGAGAGCGCTGTCGCGACCGTGCTGGAGAAGCTCGACCTCTCCGTGCTCGGCGGCGGCCGACCCGTCGGCAGCATCCGCGCCACCGTCTGA
- a CDS encoding ABC transporter substrate-binding protein, producing the protein MTRRLVQAARASQLTRRGLLAGVGAGAAALTLAACSGGASSRPSAAKDQSASDKTLTWANWQAYLDQDSNGKYPTLESFQKQTGLRVKYDVAVDDNNTYYAKVKDQLALGKDIGADTVCLTDWMIARWIRLGYVQSFDESAIPNKKNLVANLVDVDFDKGRTKSLPWQSGFAGICWNKEKLPGGLRSVDDLWKPELKGKVGVLSEMRDTMGLLLLQQGVDISKDFSEDDFNKAIDKLTKEVSDGQIRNIKGNSYLNDLKSGDTLAAICWSGDITQLNAEAGDNWQFALPEAGGTLWSDNFVIPVGSPRKANAEKLIDYYYEPEVAAEVAAWVNYITPVQGAKEAATKIDPALADNQLIFPDEETLSKAHVFRSLSPAEEQKYQAAFQKVILGA; encoded by the coding sequence ATGACCCGCCGGCTGGTCCAGGCCGCCCGCGCCTCCCAGCTCACGCGGCGCGGCCTCCTCGCCGGCGTCGGCGCCGGTGCTGCCGCGCTCACGCTCGCCGCCTGTTCCGGCGGAGCATCGAGCCGGCCCTCCGCGGCGAAGGACCAGTCAGCGTCGGACAAGACGCTCACCTGGGCGAACTGGCAGGCGTACCTCGATCAGGACTCGAACGGCAAGTATCCGACGCTCGAGTCCTTCCAGAAGCAGACCGGGCTCCGGGTCAAGTACGACGTCGCCGTCGACGACAACAACACGTACTACGCGAAGGTGAAGGACCAGCTGGCGCTCGGCAAGGACATCGGAGCCGACACGGTCTGCCTCACCGACTGGATGATCGCCCGGTGGATCCGCCTCGGGTACGTGCAGAGCTTCGACGAGTCCGCCATCCCGAACAAGAAGAACCTCGTGGCGAACCTCGTGGACGTGGATTTCGACAAGGGCCGGACCAAGTCCCTGCCGTGGCAGAGCGGCTTCGCGGGCATCTGCTGGAACAAGGAGAAGCTCCCGGGAGGCCTGCGCTCGGTCGACGACCTCTGGAAGCCGGAGCTCAAGGGCAAGGTCGGCGTTCTGAGCGAGATGCGCGACACGATGGGCCTGCTCCTCCTCCAGCAGGGCGTCGACATCTCGAAGGACTTCAGCGAGGACGATTTCAACAAGGCGATCGACAAGCTGACCAAGGAGGTCAGCGACGGCCAGATCCGCAACATCAAGGGCAACTCGTACCTGAACGACCTGAAGTCCGGCGACACGCTCGCGGCGATCTGCTGGTCGGGCGACATCACCCAGTTGAATGCGGAGGCCGGTGACAACTGGCAGTTCGCGCTGCCGGAGGCCGGCGGCACGCTGTGGAGCGACAACTTCGTGATCCCGGTCGGGTCGCCCCGCAAGGCCAATGCCGAGAAGCTCATCGACTACTACTACGAACCCGAGGTCGCTGCCGAGGTGGCCGCCTGGGTCAACTACATCACGCCGGTGCAGGGTGCGAAGGAGGCGGCGACGAAGATCGACCCGGCTCTCGCCGACAACCAGCTGATCTTCCCCGACGAGGAGACGCTGTCCAAGGCCCACGTGTTCCGCTCGCTGAGCCCGGCCGAGGAGCAGAAGTACCAGGCCGCGTTCCAGAAGGTGATCCTGGGGGCCTGA